The Bacteroidales bacterium genomic interval AAGGTGTTTTATACAAAAACCACTTATCGAAAGGTGTAAAAAAAGGTGCTTTAAGCGAAGAAGAAGCCGAAAATAAATTTAATGCATGGCTAAAGGATAAAGAACAAAAAATCCAAGCTAAAGCAGACAAAATTAAAGCCGGTGAAAAAACTGCAAAAGAGAACCGATTAAAAATCGAGGAAGAAGTAAATAACACAAGAGCCGAAGAACTCTCAGCAAAACAAGCAAAAATTGTTGCTGAAGAAGCAAAAGGTGAAACCGAAGAGGTTGAAGGTGTTGAAGAAGAAGTAAAAGCAGATACAAAAAATGAAGAGGTTAAAGAAGAACCGAAAGTTGAGGAAAAAAAAGAAGAAGTGAAGGAAGAGCCAAAAGCCGAGGAAACTAAAGAAGAAACCAAAGAAGAGAAAAAAGAAGACTAATTTATGATTCCTGTTTCCGAACTTGATTTAGTCAAAATCGGTGAAATTGTAAAAGCTCACGGATATAAAGGAGAACTGGTCATAAAACTTTTAATTACCTTTGAAAACTTAAAAAAAACGGAACTATTATTCTTTGAAATTGAAGGAATTTTAGTTCCGTTTTTCTTTTCCTGTAAACCGAAAAAATTCAAAAGCGCAAGTATTATAGCAAAGTTCAATAACTTGAATTCGGATGTTGAAGTTAAAGAATTGATGAAATGTTCGATTTTTACCACAAAAGAAAATGTTATACCGGAAGAAGTTAACATTTTTGATACACTTGAAGGTTATGAAGTTTACGATAATGGTGTGTTTCTCGGAAAGGCGGGGAATTATTTAAACATTCCTTCAAATCCTATTTTAACCGTTATTTCCGGTTCAAACACAGAAATTTTAATACCGATAAATGAAGATTTTTTAAAAGAGATTGATAAAAAAAATCAAAAAATTATTTTTAACCTGCCTCCCGGTTTAATTGATGTTAATTCATGATAAAAAAAGTTATTTCATATAATGTTAATGGTATTCGTGCTGCTTTAAAAAAAGGTTTTGCAGAATGGTTAATAAGAGAAAACCCGGATATCGTTTGTATCCAGGAAACAAAAGCACAGCCGGAACAAATTGATTCAACATTATTTGAAGCTTCAGGTTATCATTCTTTTTGGTTTTCGGCAGAAAAAAAAGGTTACAGCGGAGTAGGTATTCTTACAAAAGAAAAACCGGACTATGTTGAATACGGAATGGGTATTGAAAAATATGATTTTGAGGGGCGATTTATAAGAGCAGATTACGGAGATGTTTCAGTTATCAGCGTTTACCATCCTTCCGGTTCAAGCGGAGAAGTAAGACAAGCATTTAAAATACAATGGTTATCCGATTTTCAAGACTATATTAATGAATTAAGAAAAACTCGAAAAAACTTAATTATATCCGGAGATTATAATATTTGTCGGCTTTGGATTGATATCCACAACCCAAAAAAACAAGAAAAAACATCAGGGTTCTTACCCGAAGAAAGAGATTGGTTTCAATCGTTTGTTGATGACGGTTTTATCGACAGTTTCAGAATGTTTAATAAAGAAGAACATCAATACAGTTGGTGGAGCTACAGAGCAAATGCCCGAAACAACAATAAAGGTTGGCGTATTGATTATCACATGATTAGTGAAGAATTTGAACCGTTTGTTAAAGGGGCATCAATTCTTGCAGACGTTAAACATTCCGACCATTGTCCTGTCGTTGTTCTTGCCGAATTTTAGTGCACAATTATAATTAAATGTTAAGAATTTTAATCTTCTCCTTTTATTCTGATAAAATTACTAAATTTGCTCTTTATAAAAACAAAGAAATATCGGAAACTTACCTTTGGCAGAAAGATTAAGACCTAAAACTCTCAACGGTTACATCGGGCAAGAACACCTTGTCGGAAAAAATGCCGTGTTGAGAAAAATTATTGAATCGGGAAATATCCCTTCTTTTATAATGTGGGGACCTCCGGGAGTAGGAAAAACAACTTTGGCAAAAATTATTGCAAACACACTTGAAAGACCTTTTTATATTTTAAGTGCAGTAAGTTCCGGAGTAAAAGATGTAAGGGAGGTTATTTCAAAAGCAAAAAGCCAAGCATTTTTTTCTCGCCCAAATCCCATACTCTTTATTGATGAAATTCATCGTTTCAGTAAATCACAGCAAGATTCTTTATTAGCAGCAGTTGAAGAAGGTGTAATAACTTTAATAGGGGCAACAACAGAGAACCCTTCTTTTGAAGTTATATCTCCGTTATTATCAAGATGCCAAGTGTATGTCTTGAAATCCTTGGACGTAATTCACCTTCAAGAACTTCTTAAAAACGCAATAACCAATGATATTGAATTAAAAAATAAAAAGTTTAATATTAAAGAAACGCATGCTCTTTTTTTGCACTCGGGAGGAGATGCCAGAAAACTATATAATATTATAGAATTAGTTGTAAATTCTTTTTCAGAAAATGAAAAAATTATCCTAAATAATAAAAAAGTTACTGAAAGTTTGCAAAGCAAAGTTGCTCGTTACGATAAGAAAGGTGAAATGCATTATGATATTATTTCCGCTTTTATTAAGTCAGTAAGAGGAAGCGATGCAAATGCAGCAGTTTATTGGTTAGCAAGAATGATTGAAGGCGGTGAAGACGTAAAGTTTATAGCCAGAAGGCTTTTAATACTTGCCGCAGAGGATGTCGGATTAGCAAACCCGAACGCTTTATTGATTGCAAATAATTGTTTTTCAGCCGTTAATATTGTCGGTTTGCCCGAATCTCGTATTATTTTATCAGAAGCAACAATTTATTTGGCAAATTCTCCGAAAAGCAATTCAGCGTATGAAGCCATCAACAAAGCACAGGAATTAGTCAGGAAAACCGGAAATCTATCTGTACCTTTAAATCTAAGAAATTCTCCTACAAAGCTTATGAAAGAACTGGGTTACGGAAAAGATTATAAATACGCACACAGTTTTCCTGAAAATTTCGTTAATCAAGAATATATGCCTAATGAAATTGCAAATACGAAACTTTATAAACCCCAAAAAAATCCTCAAGAAAAAAAAGCAGAAGATTTAATTGAAAAACGTTGGGGTAAGAAATACAAATAATTATGATAAATTCAATACCGAATATTAAATATACAAAAGAAAACAATTTTTTT includes:
- a CDS encoding 30S ribosomal protein S16, with protein sequence MPVKIRLARHGRKRRAFYYIVAADSRAPRDGRYIERIGSYNPNTDPASIDLNFEKAVTWLQNGAVPTDTCRAILSYKGVLYKNHLSKGVKKGALSEEEAENKFNAWLKDKEQKIQAKADKIKAGEKTAKENRLKIEEEVNNTRAEELSAKQAKIVAEEAKGETEEVEGVEEEVKADTKNEEVKEEPKVEEKKEEVKEEPKAEETKEETKEEKKED
- a CDS encoding exodeoxyribonuclease III produces the protein MIKKVISYNVNGIRAALKKGFAEWLIRENPDIVCIQETKAQPEQIDSTLFEASGYHSFWFSAEKKGYSGVGILTKEKPDYVEYGMGIEKYDFEGRFIRADYGDVSVISVYHPSGSSGEVRQAFKIQWLSDFQDYINELRKTRKNLIISGDYNICRLWIDIHNPKKQEKTSGFLPEERDWFQSFVDDGFIDSFRMFNKEEHQYSWWSYRANARNNNKGWRIDYHMISEEFEPFVKGASILADVKHSDHCPVVVLAEF
- a CDS encoding replication-associated recombination protein A — encoded protein: MGNLPLAERLRPKTLNGYIGQEHLVGKNAVLRKIIESGNIPSFIMWGPPGVGKTTLAKIIANTLERPFYILSAVSSGVKDVREVISKAKSQAFFSRPNPILFIDEIHRFSKSQQDSLLAAVEEGVITLIGATTENPSFEVISPLLSRCQVYVLKSLDVIHLQELLKNAITNDIELKNKKFNIKETHALFLHSGGDARKLYNIIELVVNSFSENEKIILNNKKVTESLQSKVARYDKKGEMHYDIISAFIKSVRGSDANAAVYWLARMIEGGEDVKFIARRLLILAAEDVGLANPNALLIANNCFSAVNIVGLPESRIILSEATIYLANSPKSNSAYEAINKAQELVRKTGNLSVPLNLRNSPTKLMKELGYGKDYKYAHSFPENFVNQEYMPNEIANTKLYKPQKNPQEKKAEDLIEKRWGKKYK